Genomic window (Gemmatimonadota bacterium):
CGTCGGACGGGGGGCCGAACCCGACGTCCGGCCGGCCGGAATCCGCTTCCTCGTCCAGCGCGACCATGCTGCGCTGCTCGATCAGTTCGTTCGCCTTCTCCAGCGCCTGGTTGGTCCGGCTCTCCTGGTCGACGAACCGCTCCAGCCGGTCGCGGGAATCGTTACGGGCGTCCATGTACGCGCCGGCGGACCGTTCGATGACATGCCAGCGCAATTCGACAAGGCCCACGGCAACCAGCGCGATGGCCAGCAACGCGATGAGCACTGCGTGGATCACGTTCTTCATGACCTTACAACATAGCCAACAAGCCCTCCCAAGTCAAAGAAAAAGGCGGTGCGCCGGCCCCCGGGAGAAGCCAAAAAAGGGTTGACAGGACGGGCCTCGCGGGATAGAATCCGTCGACTGTCGGAAGGGAAATCCACGCCACGGATCCTCCCCTCGAATCCATCCCTTTTCGGACGCCCGGGAGCACATGGACTACACCGCTGCCACGACCATCGGTGCGCTGCGCGGCATGGGATATCCGCAACGGACCGTCAAGGACGAGATGCGGGACAACCTGATGGTCAAGCTTGCCCGCGGCGAGCAAGTCTTTCCCGGCATCGTCGGATACGACAAGACCGTCATCCCAGAACTGGTCAACGCGATCCTGTCCCGGCACGACTTCATTCTCCTCGGGCTGCGGGGACAGGCGAAGACCCGCATCCTGAGAGCCCTGGTCACACTGCTCGACGAATACCTGCCCGTGATCGCGGGCTGCGAGATCAACAGTTCGCCCTACGCGCCCGTCAGCCGGCGCGCACGGGACCTCGTGTCCGAACACGGCGACGACACCCCCATCGAATGGATCGGCCGGTCGCGGCGTTACGGCGAGAAGCTCGCTACGCCCGACGTGACCATTTCCGACCTGATCGGCGACATCGATCCCATCAAGGCGGCCTCCCAGCGGCTTCACTACGCCCACGAGGGCGTGATCCACTTCGGCATCATCCCGAGGATGAACCGGGGTGTTTTCGCCGTGAACGAACTGCCCGATCTGCAGCCCCGCATCCAGGTCGGCCTGCTGAACATCATGGAGGAGAAGGACATCCAGATCCGGGGATTCCCGGTGCGGATCCCCCTGGACGTGATGATCGTCTTCTCGGCGAACCCGGAAGACTATACCAATCGCGGCACCATCATCACCCCGCTCAAGGACCGGATCGATTCTCAGATCCTGACTCACTATCCCGTCAGCCGCGAATACGCCATGGCCATTACCGACCAGGAAGCCTGGACCGAGCGGCCCGGCGGCGTGCGGGTCGACATGCCGTCCTTCCTGCGCGAAACGGTGGAGGAGATCGCCTTCCAGGCCCGGGGCAGCGAGTTCATCGACCAGACCTCAGGCGTAAGCACGCGCATGACCATCGCCGCCATGGAAAACCTGGTCAGCCAGGTCGAGAAGCGATGCATCCTGCAGGGCAAGCGGTCCGTCGTGCCCCGCATGTGCGACCTGTCCGCCGTAATCCCGGCGATGACGGGCAAGCTGGAACTCGTGTACGAGGGCGAGCAGGAAGGCGAGGTCAAAGTAGCCGAGGCGCTGATCGGCCGGGCCGTGAAGGAAGTCTTCGGAAACTATTTCCCCGCGGCCTTCGGCGAAGATGAGGAACGCGACGCGTGCTACCAGGAAGTCCTCGCCTGGTTCGAAGAAGGACAGACGGTCGAGATTTCGGACACCATGGACGACAAATCCTATTATGGCGCGCTGAACGGTGTCGACGGGTTGCGGAAGCTGGCCGGCCGGCACGTCCGGACGGAAAACCGGGCGGAACTGTCCGTTGCCATGGAGTTCCTGCTCGAGGGCCTGCACCAGCATTCGAGGATCAGCAAGAACGTCGCCGACGGCCGGCGTTCCTACAGCGATATGATGGGCAGCCTGTTCGAAGGCTGAAGGGGATTTCCGGGCAGGTAAATCTATTGACAAATACAGGCGCGCGTTGTATTTTTTTCTGTTTGTCCGTTAGGTAGAAAGGCCTTGTGGAATCGGGTGGTCGAGCCTGGTCCGGCCTGGTCGAGTCTGGAATCGCAACGGTACAACGCAGGAGTCAGTCATTGAAAAACGTCAGGATCACGCTTCCCGACGGCGGTCAGATCGAAATGGAACTGGGATCGACGGTCATGGACGCGGTGGCGCGCATTGGTCCCGGTCTGGGCAAGGCGGCGCTCGCGGCCAAGATCGACGGCGCCCAGGTCGACCTGGACCATCGGCTGGACGGGGACGCCTCCCTCGAGGTGCTGACCTTCAGCAATCCCGAGGGCCGGGAGGTCTACTGGCACAGCACGACGCACCTGATGGCCCAGGCCACCAAGGAGCTGTTCCCCGAAGCGCAGCTGACCA
Coding sequences:
- a CDS encoding magnesium chelatase, yielding MDYTAATTIGALRGMGYPQRTVKDEMRDNLMVKLARGEQVFPGIVGYDKTVIPELVNAILSRHDFILLGLRGQAKTRILRALVTLLDEYLPVIAGCEINSSPYAPVSRRARDLVSEHGDDTPIEWIGRSRRYGEKLATPDVTISDLIGDIDPIKAASQRLHYAHEGVIHFGIIPRMNRGVFAVNELPDLQPRIQVGLLNIMEEKDIQIRGFPVRIPLDVMIVFSANPEDYTNRGTIITPLKDRIDSQILTHYPVSREYAMAITDQEAWTERPGGVRVDMPSFLRETVEEIAFQARGSEFIDQTSGVSTRMTIAAMENLVSQVEKRCILQGKRSVVPRMCDLSAVIPAMTGKLELVYEGEQEGEVKVAEALIGRAVKEVFGNYFPAAFGEDEERDACYQEVLAWFEEGQTVEISDTMDDKSYYGALNGVDGLRKLAGRHVRTENRAELSVAMEFLLEGLHQHSRISKNVADGRRSYSDMMGSLFEG